The Candidatus Rokuibacteriota bacterium genome has a window encoding:
- a CDS encoding SDR family oxidoreductase has translation MRVLVTGGAGFIGSHLCDFLLARGCEVLCVDNLLTGTVDNIAHIRDGRFLFVKHDVTNYIVVDGPLDYVLHVASPASPIDYLELPIQTLKVGALGTHKALGLAKARQAKFLLASTSEVYGDPLVHPQREDYWGNVNPVGPRGVYDEAKRFAEAMTMAYHRFHAVDTRIVRIFNTYGPRMRLTDGRAVPTFIRQALRNEPLTVNGDGSQTRSFTYVSDLVEGIWRLMSAPVNEPVNIGNPREMTLLELAKTILRLSGSRSEIVFTPLPVDDPKVRQPDIARARRLLGWEPVVAVEDGLRETIEWYRGRGQQS, from the coding sequence GTGAGGGTCCTGGTCACCGGCGGCGCGGGGTTCATCGGGTCGCATCTCTGCGACTTCCTGCTCGCCAGGGGGTGCGAGGTTCTCTGCGTCGACAACCTCCTGACGGGCACTGTGGACAACATCGCGCATATCCGTGACGGGCGCTTCCTCTTCGTCAAGCACGACGTGACCAACTACATCGTGGTGGACGGGCCGCTCGACTACGTGCTCCACGTCGCGAGCCCCGCCTCCCCCATCGATTACCTCGAGCTGCCCATCCAGACGCTCAAGGTCGGCGCGCTGGGCACCCACAAGGCGCTCGGGCTGGCGAAGGCGCGGCAGGCGAAGTTCCTCCTGGCGTCCACCTCCGAGGTCTACGGGGACCCGTTGGTGCACCCGCAGCGAGAGGACTACTGGGGAAACGTGAACCCGGTGGGACCGCGCGGCGTGTACGACGAGGCGAAGCGCTTCGCCGAGGCGATGACCATGGCCTACCATCGCTTCCACGCAGTGGACACACGCATCGTGCGCATCTTCAACACCTACGGCCCCCGCATGCGGCTCACCGACGGCCGGGCCGTTCCCACCTTCATCCGCCAGGCGCTGCGCAACGAGCCGCTCACGGTGAACGGGGATGGCTCGCAGACCCGGTCGTTCACGTACGTCTCGGACCTCGTGGAAGGGATCTGGCGGCTCATGAGCGCGCCGGTGAACGAGCCCGTGAACATCGGGAACCCGCGCGAGATGACGCTCCTCGAGCTGGCAAAGACCATCCTCCGGCTGTCGGGCTCCAGGAGCGAGATCGTCTTCACCCCCTTGCCCGTGGACGACCCGAAGGTGCGGCAGCCGGACATCGCCAGGGCGCGGCGGCTCCTGGGCTGGGAGCCGGTCGTCGCGGTGGAGGACGGGCTCCGGGAGACGATCGAGTGGTACCGGGGCCGTGGGCAGCAGTCGTGA